CAGAGGAGGCAACACAGCAACCAGCTGCTGTATCTTCTTAGATGCATAATTTAGTAGTAGATCTTGCAGCGAGTTTTATTACATGTGTGGTAGGCTTGTCCTATGGTGTCAAGTTCCTAATGGCAGCAGCACCAGTAATGGATTCAACATCTCCATCTCTACTTTTATGCCTTTGTTCAACTCCCTGGTGATTGGAGTTTTGTTTTTAAGCGGATAATATTGTAGCAAGACAAACAATTGATGCTGGTTTGAAATCTCATTCTTTTCTCAAATTTGACATTTCCACTTTCTGGTTTAGTTTTAGAGCTTCTTTAATGCTTCTGGTATTGGCACTAATGTCCGACTTTGAAATATCGAAGCTGTAAGAAAGTGGGATATGGACTGATTCGTTTAACAGAGCAGTGTTAATCATCTTGGAACTCAGTCTGAAAAGCAAACTTTTAAGCTCCTATAACTCATTATTAAGTCTTTCAAGCAGCTACTTCTagtgaaataaattttctcaAACCTAAATTCTTTCTATTATCTCGAAAGCACAATTGCATAATGCCCATAAAGGCTCTAGTTTTATTTTTGCATAACATGAAATCTAAACTCAATTAATCCACGTCAATCAGGTCAGCTGAACCTTACACTTAAGGAAGACCTGGATTTAATTCTAGTTTTTCCTTCTCCCTATTTGATAGCAGACTTACAGAATACAGCATTTTATCAAACCCAAGGTTGAAATGTTCAATTTTTTGATCTtataaattttggtcatggtcaTAAACTTTATCTATTAAACGTCTTACTTAATATGGCTTTCCATGGCTCAAAGACAACCGAAAATTCATGGAAACTTCAAGGTAGATGGTTAGAACGTTGCTCCCTGAAATTCAATGCAAAACACTAACAGACCATAAAGATACAGTTGTTGTAATGGACCATCAACACGATACATGTGCTTTAACTCTCTGTTTATGCTACATCCGTCAGTCCTTGGTGATCCGGATTCCCACGGACTTAGCTGTAAAATGGGTGGGGCCGAGACCCGTTTTCTTTTCTTCTGCATTCCTCGTACACTACTTTAAGATCAGGTTTTCAAAAACTCCATGAATATGCCTTGTCGAGCTGCCTACTTGTAAGGGTCACCGTCCCCGGCCACCAATATTTTGGGGTTGTTGGCTGTTTGTCTGGTTTGTCAAGTAATCCTTTATATTTATACACTGTGAAGTCGGTGTCAACTTTTCCTTAGCGGTTTGGATTTTGGAACATGTTTGTCATTGCTGTCTGCTTATATTTCTAGTAAAGGATCCATCCCTTTTTTTTCCATGCAACTTGCTTACCCCTAACATCTTTCCCCATCTTAAGGGTTGCTTGAATATGGCCTCTCTATACGGATACTTTTGCAGGTAGAAGGTCACCTCAAAACCAATATTGCTTATGTAATGCACGGAAATAATGATCCCTCTAGGAATACTAGGATGAATAACAACACAAGCAAATAATAAAGATCTCAAACACAGTTTTAACAGTCCTTCTATCAACATATGATTATGGTTTCCCTGAGTTAAAAGGGTTAGCTTAATAAGATGGGATGAGGCCATTTCGTCCACCCAAGAATTAATATTTGGTTGGGCTCTCAAACCATTCATCGCCACTACCTTTCGGCTTTCGGTGGAGTGTACTTTGGTCCCACATTCGTATATCAGTATATGTTTTCGAATTTTCATGTTTCCACTCTGTAAACGAAATTAATTTCAATCGCAGAACATGGTGTCGTTTCCTTTGGTCAATGAGTTGAGCCTTCTTTTCTAGTTCTAGTCCTTCAATGCAATCCATTGAATCTGTTGATGAAATTACCGTCAGTTATTATGATCAGATTCAGACCGCTGTTCAACAGGACACCTACTAAACTGTAACTTTGGGCCAACTTTCTATTGGAATTCAATGTTTTGATTCTAGTTATGACCAAAAGTGGAACCaaataaataagtatttaattgGGTTTTCAATTTTGCATTGCTTCTAATAAGTACTTTTGGGAGAAAAATCATTTTTGagataaaaatattgttaaataatatatattttttttagagaaaaagtGTTTTTCAAATCCTAAAAATTAGCTAAAAAGTACTTTTGACAAAGTGGAAAATTTTAGCTTCTACCCCAAAAATGTTTTGTGTTTCAAAAATACTTATTAGAAACAATTCTAAACTAACCCTTAACCTAAATAACTGTATGTAATGTTTAAAACATCAGAATGTTTTAGAGATACACATTCTTCATCTAGCATCAAAGCACATATGCTCTTAGACATTGAAACAATACATTAATTACACAAGATCATGTACTATCAATGTACTAGTGTCATGAGTCGTAGTTTAAAGCCCGTGACCATTGCAACAAAAATGTCCCATGGAGGTCTACATATTAAATGAGGCTCATTTGATCCACTTGAATTGACTTAATTTGAAGAACAAGTGACGAAACCCTTAATTGTAGATAGATTTATAGGAAATTAAGGCTAGTTTGTTAATTAGGGTAAGTAATATTAGAAGATTTATAATTtgataagatttgattttgtaattgTAGATAGATTTCGATCTCGTTTGTCGATGTAACTCAATCTATATCGTCGATGTAACTTAATTGTAGATAACCTCCTTATTTGTAATTCATCCATTGAATCCATTATACTCGTTATCCTTTGAGTTAAAAGAATATATTGAaagtatttactcaaacaccttacATGCATTACTTTTCTGTGGTTATTTTGCTCTTTCGacctttttttttgtctttaaGATTGGTTTTGCTATATTTTGACGTCTTAGAGTAATTCTGTGGAATCATCATTTTGTAAGAATTAGGTTGACTTAGGCCCATTTAAAGCGAAAAAATCACCCAAAGCCTCACGAATTACGAGCAAAAGGTCTATCCCCGTGACACTAGTATAAACTTAaggattaatatattatttgaaatCTAAGTATgactttaatattcaatttggtacttgagtttagCTGTAACGTTCATTTTAATGCCTAagtttttcaatttgatacttaagGTATTTTGGTCCCACAAAAGTACTTgatttggcttcaatgttcaatttggtacctaaacttttttttatctcaattaagtacctatatattttttacttgagTACAAATGTCATAATATACATTGGTTCACATGATGCCATTTGGTCTAATTACCAAATAGAACATTGAAGGCAAATTTAGCTACCAAATTGGGACAAGAAAAACTCAAGTGCCagattgaacattgaagccaaactcaagtaccaaatggTATATTAACCCTATCTCTAATAACATACATAACTACCCCGTAAAAACATAGCTGACAGTGATAAAAGATAATTATATGCGATTAAAACGGAGGGGAAGGTTTTCAGAAGGGTAGAGTGCAAGACGTACGTAGCCGTAACAAAGCATTAAACAGAGCATGAATTGGGTGGAATGCCAGACCAGCTGTGGCTCTTTCTAGACCTTAGAACATGGGGAAAATAGAGAGATGGTGGCATGGATCATAAGTTTGGTTAGgttataaaagagtaaaagaaAAGTGGTTGTCatttatgatctgattatgaCTATGTTCACATTTGGTAGTTCCATCTGCTAGCCTAGCTGGCTAGCTCAAAAACCACCATTACCAAAGTCCATAAATGTTCATATACCGAGAGAGAGATCTTCAAGAAAATCAAACTCTTTCATCCCCTTTATTTTCCTGATGAATGCAGATAGAAAGATGGTCTCGTATTCAATCCAAATGTGCTCAAATTATATCAAACCGTGACACGTGCTATTGAAGCTTTAGTACTATTTGTAATGAACATGGGATTATGTTTTGGAAAAGTCAATGCCTTCTTCTCTCTTCATCTGCCATCGTTTACCAACACTAGGCGGTTCAATGGGGCAGTTCCTGTCCACCCAATCTCaccattttttaaagtttaaagtaGATTGAAGAATGCATGTACAGAAGATTGTTCAATTTTGTGGTACCAGTATGCTATTGCAGATTGACAGCTAAGGGTTGGACTTTGAGTTCATTTCCAAACTTAAACATCATAGACCATGGTTACATTTTAATTCTGATTACTCGTATGCTCAAAATGCTTATTTTCTTAGACACCAACTTTGACTAGTTTGTACACATGTAATTACTATATAGATAATAACTTTAATGAGATTTATAGATTTCTACACATCTATAccaaccaaaatcaaacataGGAAATTGACGGGGGCGGGCAAATTCAGTAGAATAGGGAAGCTTGAAGGGCAAGAGAGATGGACCATGATGTCCATTGGGAGCGCAACAAGTTGGAGTAATCCCAAGGGGGTTGCCTTGAGGGATGTCCTGTTAGCTCACACAGACCCCCAAACACACCCATGGTCTGTCCCTTGTCCCCACAAGGACACAACCTCACATGATTTTGTTTCTCCATCTTTTTCAAATCCTGTTAGTTCCacaatataaatatttgtatatatatccCCCTTCCCTTCCAACCCTCTTCAATCTTCCATCACCTCTCTCTAAACTCTTCTCTCTTGCTCTAATATTCCTCTTAAAATCTAAACCTTTTACCCCCAAACAAGTTTTACATCAGCAGCAATTCAAAGAAGATGGCTATCAGGAAATCAAACAAGTTGCCTCAAACAGCAGTCATCAAGCAAATCCTGAAAAGGTGCTCAAGCTTAGGAAAGAAACAGAGCTATGATGATGAAGAAGGACTCCCTTTGGATGTCCCTAAAGGACATTTCGTTGTGTATGTTGGTGAAAACAGAAGCAGATACATTGTGCCCATTTCTTTTTTGAGCCGACCGGAGTTCCAAAGCTTGCTTCATCAAGCTGAAGAAGAATTCGGTTTTGATCACGAGAGAGGACTCACCATTCCTTGTGAAGAAGTTGTTTTCCTGTCTCTAACATCCATGCTCAGATGAAAACAAACAACAGACTTCGAACTCGAAACTATTTTTGATGAATACGATTGAGATGAAGCTGCTTCAGTTCTTCCTTAATTTACCAAGTTGTTTTAAACTCTGACCCAAAAACCcatagatattatttaatttatgtggGTTTTAGGATTGTAAATCTGAGAAAGTTTGAGAATTTGCTTTAGTGAAGATGTGGTTGTATATCAAGTACCAATGTACCCTGTGACTCTGTGAGGAAAGGGAATTAATATCAAGGATATTTGGCGTTACCCATTGTCCCCATtcatcttattttcttttctctgcaTCTTTGTTCACACGCCCTCTCAATCATCTGTTTTCAAAGTTAGGCACACGGCCGCCAGCTTTCATGGTTTTGTCTCTTAGtcttgggtttattattttattatgttatgTTTCTGGTTAACTCAACAGTTAAGCCGTTAACTACTGTTAAAAACAACAATAACTAACAGACAGATTTCATTGGAATGTTTTCGAAGGGATCATGAATGGTTAAGGAGAAAAAGAAGAATCTAGTTTTGTAATTTGTAACCAAACTTCCGTAATTTAAGTTTTAAGTTAGTTAGCTTTGTTTGATTCTCGTTTCCGGTTTTCCATGTGTGCGGTGCGGTGTTTCTCTTCACGTTGGAGTCTgtaaactatatatatttatatatatatacacactttaACTTGCTTCTATCAGAGGTACAGTGTATTTTACACAACCATGATGATCAATCAACATTCAACATCCATATAGGGGACCCACAAGGAAGAAATAAATCTAGTATATACTACATATATAGCGAAGTAATGACCCACAAACTGGACAGTTCACTGTGGTTAGAGAGGCTATTAAACTGGCTGATAGCCCAATGTAGTCGTATGGGACGATGCCCGGATCACGGCTGTTCCCTCCCACTAGGAGCTTCTCTTGTAATTTCTCCGTCTCCCGTATTGTTCGAATTTTTAATGGAAAAAATGAGGATGAAACTTTTCTGATGCATACAACAGTACAGTACCATCGTGTCTTTTTTAAAATGATGGCGATTCTCCCATGCTTTTAGGATTACTACGCCCACTAAACTGCATTCCCTACGTTTTATGCTCCATCCTCTAATCTGGTATCGTATCTAATCTATGTAAAATTCCAAGAAGTGTTGTTTTATTTGTTGTATTGGACCACCTAAAAAGAAAACCTACTATGCCTTATTGACCGGACTCTATGATCCTTAGATGGGCAAAGGGACGACTCTATCAATCAATGCCTTGCTTATGATccataaaatattaaatcaagtgGTTTCAATGTCACGTTAAtgattaataatactacatacaTAATTATGAATTTGAAGTTTGAAGGCCTTCATTATATAACAACTTTCTCTATTACATTAATTAATCCAGATTTAGATAAATCTgtattttataataaatctcTATTATTAAGCGGTTGTATCTAAATAAGTAAAATCAAGAAAATGTCAatacaaaactaaaaaaaacagtGGTTGAAAAGAgggtttcaaaattttcaatgatATATTatcttgttgataaataaagcCCTTATAAACCTAGTATTACCTCACAAGGTGGGCGTTGGTGgtagagaaataaaataaagtttgcATGGCtgatattttattttcatccatcGGTATCTGCCGCCGCCACATTGTCTACATGTTGTTGGCTGCTCCACTCAATGTTGTAATTATTTCACTGTTTTCAATTGTGTTTgcgaaaatatttacaaatttcaaGTCAAAATTTTAGGGGTTTAGAGTCATTAGGAGAAAGAAAGGCAGCCTCTAAAGTTGGGAGGTGGGCAGCACTGTAGACTTAAAGTGTAGGGTTGACATGTTGTTGGGGTTCTTTTCAAGCTTTTTCATTTAACCATACAACATGGAAAAAGCAACGAAAATCTTCGATTCCCACCAACAAGGATGGTTGAAAAACATCGTCTTACTACTATTATTACTCAAAACTTAATTTCTTGGAATAAATCATTTGGCACACTTGTCAAAAACTAATTAGATACGTGTTGTAAAATTGCTTACAAAAATCATAAGATTACAACCTGGGAACAAAGTTATTAACCAAAAACACATTATTGGACGAAAGTTTGGTGTGAATTATATACAAGATATTCTTAttaatcataaaacataatatcTTTGACTTTGAtggaacatttttaaaatatatatggtgTTCCAATAGTTATAAATAAAATGTCATATATTATCAAAAGTTATGTtgcttaattaataataaaatgttataattattcGAGTAGATATctattaaataattatgtttatgaCTAAATATATGACTATCCATTTGGATAGTTATGTCCCTACAAAGAGACATGAGACTTCctataaatagaataaaatttcatttgcataacacacaaaaaaaaacatagaaacaaagtttctttctattcttacatcatcttttatatttttagattgttCTACCAAAAATTACtgtaaaaattatttatagaaattgatatccTTTTTGTGCTCCGCTTAGTGCTAAGTGGACTGTTTCCGTTAGTGTAAAACATAGACAATCATTGAGTTTCATTGTATCTTCAAGGTTCATTTGCTAGTAATTCTTTCGCACACTCTAATATAGGTGGGGTGAATAGAAACCTTAAAGAAAGTGGCATTGATATACGCCTTGAAGCATTCGTTAATTtctcataagtttatttttattcccACGCACCAACAATTTTAAGGTTCTAGTTTCGCAATTTATGAGATATTAAAGAAGGCTTGTTTGTTTACTACGCATTTACATACCACTACAAGCATGGTATTATGATGATGGATATCGACAAAAGTAGCATTGATACAGTCACTAGTGCAAAAGAGTTACTGGCAAATGAATCTCGAGGATACAATAAAGCCCAATGATTACCTACATTTTGCATTGATGGAAACAATCCACTGAACACTGAGCGGAGCATAACAAGGATattaatttctataaaaaatttctgttgtaattctttataaaataattgaGGAATATAAAAGATAgtggaagaaaaaaaaactttatttctatgttttttggtGTGTTATGTAAATAAAATTTCACGTATATTTATAGGAAGTGCCATGTCTGTTCCTAGGAACAAAACTACTCAATGGATAATCACATCTTTAGTCATAAAcatcatttttttaatagatatttatttaagtaatcataatatttattattaattaagtgatataaCCTTTTATTCTGCAACtattaaaatacaatatatattttaaaaatatttcaaacagACTCGAGAGTGGTTCATAAGCTAAAAAGTTCAAATATGGGTTTGACTCCTATTAGTGATTTATGATTGTTTTGACCCAAAAAAAAGAAGTTTGAAGCTAAATAGTCAACTCTCTTCAGTCAACCTCGACAATAATGAACTTCTGATAAATGTTTTTCCATCATTACGAAATTGAAAATTGCTTGTCCATGAAGATTATCATGCATTCAGAAAACAATAATTAGACTTCGAaactaatatatacatatagagaGAGACTCAACAAATGAATTTGGTATATAATATTCAGTCTTTGAATGAGCAACTTAATATTCTTGCCTGTTTGTTCTTCCATTTGTCTCGGTCTTTTGGGATTGGTTGGAGTGTTCTAAGTTCTAATTAGCAACTCAAACATTGATAACCAGCAGACATACTTataataagtttttttaattaataattatattttaaagttgGAATACATTATAAacattatgtttaattaattattaaatagaataaaagaaaTACAAAGCATAGATATAtgagtaactaaaatgtaataagataaaatataacGTCCCGTATTCTATTTAGTCAGTAGATTCAAGTATGTGATGTTGCATTACGTTGTCAAAGTAACTCAAGTCAATCCATTTCATAATCATAAAATCTAAAACATAATATAacaattaaccaatttaatcatCAATCATACTCGCAATTTAAGAAAAGTCAAATGTTGAGTTAGGACTCGAATCCgaacttaaatatcaaatttatgtcTTGAGACAAATATCTCTATGTCTCGAGACAAATCATaaattattttgagatttttaGCTTTGAAGTTAGTATGTCTCGAGATACTACTAATTGTGTTTCGAGACAGGGCCTAGAGACCAACCTCCccttattttcctatttttgctTTGATGTTTGAATGTCTCAATATAATGGGTTCCTGTCTCAAAGACCTAGAACTAAGCAAAATCTATTTAGCTTCAATGTCTTCTGTCTCGACACAAAAACCACTTGTCTCGAAACCTAGGATCAATTGTCTTGAGGCCTCATGCTcttaaatgcaaaatttaaatGAAACTTGTTCTAATGGTCTCAAGACATGTTCTTTTTATCTTGAGACTAAATGGTCACATGACTTAAACTGCACATTTTTAAGCGTAGAAACCTTACCTAAATGTACGTAAAACATACTCAAATATTGCACCAATACAAAATCACCAATATAACACAtgtaaacataattaaatgtcaTTAAGACATAACATCCAAAGCATTAATGTTCAATCTACTAACACGTTCAAACTTATAcaaacaaacatagataatcATAATTCAAGTGATGAAATTTAGCTTTTAAAAACTTTATAGGTCATGATATTAAAAGTACCAAATATTGACTTAAAAACATACTAATTAATCTAGGTACATGCCACAAGTctcaaaacacacacacacacacatatatatacacatacaaaaaggattaaaatgtcTTTTAAGTTGAGTTTGGATAAATTGAATATctgaaactgtaacaccccctacccgtatccatcgccggaatagagtacgaggcattaccaaggAGTACaaaaacacttacagataatttaaatatattttcataacaacttgtctcgatttcatactatttcatatttaagctttactcaccaaagtatttgaaatatcatctttatgcaaatagcacacatgaggtacataattccatagttaagaatgaacacatttatc
The sequence above is drawn from the Gossypium hirsutum isolate 1008001.06 chromosome A05, Gossypium_hirsutum_v2.1, whole genome shotgun sequence genome and encodes:
- the LOC107958237 gene encoding auxin-responsive protein SAUR50: MAIRKSNKLPQTAVIKQILKRCSSLGKKQSYDDEEGLPLDVPKGHFVVYVGENRSRYIVPISFLSRPEFQSLLHQAEEEFGFDHERGLTIPCEEVVFLSLTSMLR